From the Shewanella amazonensis SB2B genome, one window contains:
- a CDS encoding DUF3301 domain-containing protein, with protein sequence MMTDLLLLLGVALIAAFFWQLRQMAEIARMFAEKEAKRQNVQLLAIAQLSAKPTLGASTGIGWKASYLFEFSTDGINQYRGHIHMLGKKIQKIEWPIFPEPEWHQAPTARGSLGGGCGSKSNCSSGSCR encoded by the coding sequence ATGATGACCGACTTGCTTTTACTCCTTGGCGTTGCTCTGATTGCAGCGTTTTTCTGGCAATTGAGACAAATGGCGGAAATTGCCCGCATGTTCGCCGAAAAAGAAGCCAAGCGCCAAAACGTGCAATTACTGGCAATTGCCCAGCTCAGCGCGAAACCGACCTTGGGTGCCAGTACCGGAATAGGCTGGAAAGCAAGTTATCTGTTTGAATTCTCAACCGATGGCATCAATCAATATCGGGGCCATATCCATATGCTGGGCAAGAAAATCCAGAAAATTGAATGGCCGATTTTTCCCGAACCTGAATGGCATCAGGCGCCTACAGCAAGGGGCTCATTGGGTGGGGGCTGCGGCAGCAAAAGTAATTGTAGTTCTGGAAGCTGTCGCTGA
- a CDS encoding DUF3549 family protein has translation MAEITSISQFLSTAKTQFQVYDLGRRVQHIDAMAFAQIEALQAPYPYPIQGHAKMALVFWDASEQHFVWFISLPLDERGLLSPAPRSHFIQMILEALGQDLTRTLSEDEQQKMANHPFSFKPTQEKLAVFNALVRRHLGRSASSQYEFAAQYLSGQLPAESWPNVGFQGLADICVRLGELDHAAMVARALKNAPMEVQIALCQCLEHVLVSDEVKDALLAGLEEHRDARLIYFLRALGSQSDASVRAIASLAEKRLLTEEVLICIAGRNWLALRDDVCRKNFLEALALMPQDFFNQVFADIVAIPALRTSMLMAIRDPNRSDALSLAIGGLFKATKS, from the coding sequence ATGGCAGAAATCACCAGCATCAGTCAATTTCTTTCCACCGCCAAGACCCAGTTTCAGGTGTACGATCTGGGGCGCCGTGTGCAACATATCGATGCCATGGCATTTGCCCAAATTGAAGCATTGCAGGCCCCTTATCCCTATCCCATCCAGGGACACGCCAAAATGGCACTGGTATTTTGGGATGCCAGCGAACAACACTTCGTGTGGTTTATCAGTCTGCCATTGGATGAGCGGGGTCTGCTGAGCCCCGCACCACGCAGTCACTTCATTCAAATGATTTTGGAGGCTCTGGGCCAGGATTTGACCCGGACGCTGAGCGAAGATGAACAGCAGAAAATGGCCAATCATCCGTTCAGCTTTAAACCCACACAGGAGAAACTGGCGGTATTTAATGCCCTGGTGCGCCGTCATCTCGGACGTTCGGCTTCCAGTCAGTATGAATTTGCTGCTCAGTATTTATCGGGCCAGCTACCGGCAGAGTCCTGGCCGAATGTGGGGTTTCAGGGGCTGGCTGACATCTGTGTCAGACTCGGTGAGCTGGACCATGCAGCCATGGTGGCCCGTGCCCTTAAAAATGCACCAATGGAAGTTCAAATAGCACTGTGTCAGTGCCTTGAGCATGTGCTGGTATCGGATGAAGTAAAAGACGCACTCTTGGCGGGGCTGGAAGAACACAGGGATGCACGCCTCATCTACTTTTTAAGGGCCTTGGGCAGCCAGTCTGATGCCTCTGTGCGAGCCATCGCGTCTCTGGCAGAGAAACGACTGCTCACCGAAGAGGTGTTGATCTGCATCGCCGGTCGGAACTGGTTGGCGCTGCGGGATGATGTGTGTCGCAAAAACTTCCTGGAAGCACTGGCGTTGATGCCGCAAGACTTTTTCAATCAAGTCTTTGCTGATATTGTGGCTATCCCGGCACTGCGCACGTCCATGTTGATGGCTATCCGGGATCCGAATCGCAGCGATGCCCTGTCTCTGGCCATCGGCGGACTGTTCAAGGCGACCAAATCATGA
- a CDS encoding YqcC family protein, producing the protein MSTASLPKSDTKLISLLDELEQALKAALLWRDEMPTAQALASQAPFGCDLLAFEEWLQFIFLPRFRVLLETRQPLPAAMSILPMALHVWGTHADKDALLIILANLDDAVNGK; encoded by the coding sequence ATGTCTACTGCCAGTTTACCCAAATCCGACACCAAGCTAATTTCGCTGCTCGATGAACTGGAGCAAGCGCTCAAAGCCGCGCTGCTGTGGCGGGATGAGATGCCAACGGCACAAGCCTTGGCCAGTCAGGCCCCATTCGGTTGTGACTTATTGGCTTTTGAAGAGTGGTTGCAGTTTATTTTTTTGCCACGGTTTCGTGTGCTTCTGGAGACAAGACAACCACTCCCGGCTGCAATGTCCATATTGCCTATGGCCCTGCATGTTTGGGGCACTCACGCAGACAAAGACGCTCTGTTGATTATCCTTGCCAATCTGGATGATGCCGTTAATGGAAAATGA
- the truC gene encoding tRNA pseudouridine(65) synthase TruC, with amino-acid sequence MENETVQAGTFELAFADTAPAIEILYEDEAMVAIHKPAGLLVHRTYLARKEHWFAMQLTRDLVGCHVFPVHRLDRPTSGVLLFAKSSEVANSLCGQFASHSIRKHYLALVRGNMFDAGVLDYALKEELDELADKDVDPDKPAQEAITAYRPLLNSEIPYSSGRYPSSRFALMHLQPQTGRKHQLRRHMAHLRHPIVGDTTHGDGKQNRFFREHFGVNRLWLIAKRLELTHPLTGAPIAIETELEPEWLDVFSGLGWDEETLALSPSMLIA; translated from the coding sequence ATGGAAAATGAAACAGTACAGGCCGGTACTTTTGAGTTGGCATTTGCCGACACGGCGCCTGCCATTGAAATCCTCTACGAGGATGAGGCCATGGTGGCCATTCATAAGCCTGCAGGGCTGCTTGTGCATCGTACATATCTTGCACGAAAAGAACATTGGTTTGCGATGCAGCTGACACGTGATCTGGTGGGTTGTCATGTATTTCCGGTTCACCGCCTTGACCGGCCCACATCGGGCGTATTGCTCTTTGCCAAATCCAGCGAGGTGGCCAATAGCCTTTGTGGTCAGTTTGCCAGCCATAGCATCCGCAAACACTATCTGGCACTGGTACGCGGCAATATGTTTGACGCAGGCGTGCTTGATTACGCTCTCAAAGAAGAGCTGGACGAGCTTGCCGACAAAGACGTTGACCCCGATAAGCCCGCCCAAGAGGCGATTACTGCTTACCGGCCACTGCTCAATAGTGAAATTCCGTATTCATCAGGGCGTTATCCAAGCAGCCGTTTTGCCCTGATGCATCTGCAGCCCCAAACGGGACGCAAACATCAGCTGCGCAGGCATATGGCGCATCTGCGCCATCCTATTGTGGGTGATACAACCCATGGCGATGGCAAGCAAAACCGCTTTTTCCGAGAGCACTTTGGAGTCAATCGTTTGTGGCTGATTGCCAAACGACTTGAGCTGACGCACCCACTGACGGGGGCGCCAATCGCCATTGAAACTGAATTGGAGCCTGAATGGCTTGACGTGTTTTCCGGGCTTGGATGGGACGAGGAGACGCTGGCGTTATCGCCATCCATGCTTATTGCGTGA
- a CDS encoding flavodoxin gives MKHVDLAFGTVYGSAQFVAETLADELADLGYSVRLWQSHELNDFTPSNEGLLILVSSTTGSGDLPEDIQSWYYRIQSTAPYLPGLHYSVIGLGDSSYSEFCGAGEKLDALFTELGAKRVLPLLRIDAMETMEPELEAKTWLTQWHQQVQHGLND, from the coding sequence ATGAAACACGTTGACCTGGCATTTGGCACTGTTTATGGCAGCGCGCAGTTTGTGGCTGAAACCCTGGCAGATGAACTCGCAGACTTGGGATATAGCGTTCGGCTATGGCAATCCCATGAGCTGAACGACTTCACTCCCAGTAATGAAGGACTATTGATTCTGGTGTCGTCCACCACTGGCAGTGGTGATTTACCGGAAGACATCCAGTCCTGGTACTACCGCATCCAATCAACTGCACCCTATTTACCCGGTCTTCATTACAGCGTCATTGGCCTTGGGGATTCCAGCTACAGCGAGTTTTGTGGTGCCGGCGAAAAGCTGGATGCACTCTTTACTGAGCTGGGGGCCAAACGGGTCTTGCCGCTGCTGCGCATTGATGCAATGGAAACCATGGAACCGGAATTAGAGGCCAAAACGTGGCTGACGCAATGGCACCAGCAAGTTCAGCACGGCCTGAACGACTAA
- a CDS encoding PTS transporter subunit EIIC encodes MAPASSARPERLTRLNRHWFRFAQRLSQTLLIPIAILPAAGVMIGIATNPLPFIPDVANVLMLSVGKLIFDIMPMLFAIAVAIGFCRDQGIAAFSAAFGYGVLLSTLAAAAKVYHLPSHIVWGTPTIDTGIAGGMLVGGITCVAVRLSEKLRLPAVFSFFEGRRSAPLIMIPLVMLLAVMLAFIWPPLALSIERLSDWAVYQEPAIAFGFYGMVERLLLPLGLHHIWNAPFYLEVGQYAHDGEIVRGEMARYFAGDPSAGNLAGGYLIKMWGLPAAALAIWRCADRNQRNRVAGVMLSAATASWLTGVTEPIEFAFLFVAPLLYLCHALLTGLAYSIAILLDMHHSVVFSHGLVDFVLLFPQSSNTHWIWFLGPLTFVIYYILFRASILAFNLKTPGRFEADTGQKRNLIAIVSALGGGGNIADLSACLTRLRISVADPSQVDRQRLMSLGAKGVIVVGSGVQLVFGTKAETLRKLLQRYLDTRS; translated from the coding sequence ATGGCACCAGCAAGTTCAGCACGGCCTGAACGACTAACCCGCCTGAACCGACACTGGTTCAGGTTTGCCCAGCGGCTGTCGCAAACGCTGCTGATCCCCATTGCCATACTCCCGGCAGCGGGCGTCATGATAGGGATTGCTACTAATCCCTTGCCCTTTATTCCAGATGTGGCCAATGTGTTGATGTTGAGTGTGGGCAAGCTCATCTTCGACATTATGCCCATGCTGTTTGCCATCGCGGTCGCTATTGGTTTCTGCCGCGATCAGGGAATTGCCGCCTTCTCTGCTGCCTTTGGCTACGGTGTGCTGCTGTCTACTCTGGCAGCAGCGGCCAAGGTTTATCATTTGCCGTCTCACATAGTGTGGGGTACGCCCACCATAGATACCGGCATAGCCGGCGGCATGTTAGTGGGGGGGATTACCTGCGTTGCGGTGCGGCTCAGTGAAAAGCTCAGGCTGCCTGCCGTGTTTTCGTTTTTTGAAGGCAGACGCAGCGCCCCGCTGATAATGATCCCCCTGGTGATGTTGCTCGCTGTAATGCTGGCGTTTATCTGGCCGCCACTTGCCTTATCCATTGAGCGTTTATCTGACTGGGCCGTGTATCAGGAACCTGCGATTGCCTTCGGATTTTACGGTATGGTCGAACGGTTGTTGTTGCCGCTTGGGCTGCACCACATCTGGAATGCGCCTTTTTATCTGGAAGTGGGTCAATATGCCCACGATGGCGAAATTGTACGGGGGGAGATGGCGAGATATTTTGCTGGCGATCCTTCTGCGGGGAACCTTGCCGGTGGTTACCTGATTAAAATGTGGGGGCTGCCTGCGGCGGCACTGGCCATATGGCGCTGCGCGGATAGAAATCAACGTAACCGGGTTGCCGGGGTCATGTTATCTGCCGCGACTGCCAGTTGGCTGACCGGTGTGACAGAGCCGATTGAGTTCGCTTTTTTGTTTGTGGCACCACTCTTGTACTTGTGTCATGCCCTGCTGACGGGTCTCGCTTACAGCATCGCCATTTTGCTTGATATGCACCACAGTGTGGTGTTTTCCCACGGATTGGTGGATTTCGTGCTCCTGTTTCCGCAATCGAGTAATACCCATTGGATTTGGTTCCTGGGGCCGCTGACATTTGTGATTTATTACATTCTTTTCCGGGCCAGTATTCTGGCGTTTAACCTGAAAACCCCCGGCCGCTTTGAAGCCGATACAGGACAGAAACGTAATTTGATTGCCATCGTCTCTGCGCTGGGCGGCGGCGGAAACATTGCTGATTTATCAGCTTGCCTGACCCGTCTGCGGATAAGTGTCGCCGATCCTTCCCAGGTAGACAGACAAAGGTTAATGTCATTGGGTGCCAAAGGCGTGATAGTGGTGGGCAGTGGTGTTCAGCTGGTGTTTGGTACCAAGGCCGAGACCTTAAGAAAGCTGCTGCAGCGTTACCTGGATACACGTAGTTAA
- the purU gene encoding formyltetrahydrofolate deformylase → MLQPSDRRVLITDCADAKGLIAKITGVCFENGLNIIKNDEFVDNTEGRFFMRTELEGLVDEAGLLGALDEVLPAHHHTNLKPAGRKRVVVLVTKEAHCLGDLLMKAYYGALDVDIAAVVGNYDKLRPLTEKFDIPFHYVSHEGLDRHQHEAALAEVIAPYGPDYLVLAKFMRILTPEFVARYPNRIINIHHSFLPAFIGANPYRQAWERGVKIIGATAHFVNNCLDEGPIIKQDVIHVDHNYSAAEMARAGRDVEKSVLSRALGLVLADKVVVYGNKTVVF, encoded by the coding sequence GTGTTGCAACCATCAGATCGCCGGGTATTGATAACCGATTGTGCCGATGCCAAGGGCCTTATCGCCAAAATCACAGGTGTGTGTTTTGAAAATGGCCTCAACATCATCAAAAACGACGAGTTTGTTGATAATACCGAGGGGCGCTTTTTTATGCGTACCGAGCTGGAAGGCCTGGTAGATGAGGCGGGTTTGCTCGGCGCGCTCGATGAGGTGCTGCCCGCACACCATCACACCAACCTTAAACCGGCCGGGCGTAAAAGAGTGGTGGTGTTGGTGACCAAGGAAGCTCACTGTCTGGGTGATTTATTGATGAAGGCTTATTATGGCGCTCTGGATGTGGATATTGCTGCAGTCGTGGGTAATTACGATAAACTCAGGCCACTCACGGAAAAGTTTGATATTCCTTTTCATTATGTCAGCCACGAAGGGCTGGACAGACATCAGCATGAAGCGGCGCTGGCTGAGGTCATTGCGCCCTATGGGCCCGATTATCTGGTGCTGGCCAAGTTTATGCGCATTCTGACACCGGAATTTGTTGCGCGATATCCCAATCGCATCATCAATATTCATCACTCGTTTTTGCCAGCCTTTATTGGTGCCAATCCCTACCGACAGGCTTGGGAGCGCGGCGTGAAGATAATCGGGGCTACGGCTCACTTTGTGAATAATTGCCTGGATGAAGGTCCTATCATCAAACAGGATGTCATTCACGTTGATCACAATTACAGTGCAGCAGAGATGGCAAGGGCTGGACGGGATGTGGAGAAATCGGTGCTGAGCCGGGCGCTGGGTTTGGTACTGGCCGATAAGGTCGTGGTTTACGGTAACAAGACCGTGGTGTTTTAA
- a CDS encoding DUF3718 domain-containing protein, whose protein sequence is MKIQHAFAALTLGCLSLGATAAMSPDVENKLIAVCKTGLSDSQVQFLSTMKEHRINETRVFPRLVCNGETFYDFAVSNGSNRTAERIARYLPGKVTIKDLAMNHADEMLYVEFDK, encoded by the coding sequence ATGAAGATACAACACGCTTTTGCCGCACTGACTTTAGGATGCCTGAGTTTGGGTGCAACCGCCGCCATGAGCCCCGATGTGGAAAACAAACTGATTGCAGTATGTAAAACCGGATTGAGTGACAGCCAGGTGCAATTCCTTTCGACCATGAAAGAACACCGCATTAACGAAACCCGGGTGTTCCCTCGCTTGGTTTGCAACGGTGAAACCTTCTATGACTTCGCCGTATCCAACGGGTCAAACCGCACGGCCGAGCGCATTGCCCGCTACCTGCCAGGTAAAGTAACCATCAAAGATTTGGCCATGAATCACGCCGATGAAATGCTTTATGTAGAGTTCGACAAGTAG
- the dapD gene encoding 2,3,4,5-tetrahydropyridine-2,6-dicarboxylate N-succinyltransferase: MEALRQRIEAAFEARANITPSSVEPGVRADVETVINMLDKGEMRVAEKIDGQWHVNQWLKKAVLLSFRIFDNGVIEGGETKYFDKVPMKFADYDEARFRAEAIRVVPPAAVRKGSFIGKNTVLMPSYVNLGAYVDEGTMVDTWATVGSCAQIGKNVHLSGGVGIGGVLEPLQAGPTIIEDNCFIGARSEIVEGVVVEEGSVISMGVYIGQSTRIYDRETGEIHYGRVPAGSVVVSGTLPSSCGKYNLYAAIIVKKVDEKTRGKVGINELLRIVD, encoded by the coding sequence ATGGAGGCTTTACGCCAGCGTATCGAGGCGGCTTTTGAAGCTCGCGCAAACATCACCCCAAGCAGTGTCGAGCCAGGCGTGCGTGCCGATGTTGAGACAGTGATCAACATGCTCGACAAGGGCGAAATGCGCGTGGCCGAGAAAATTGACGGCCAGTGGCATGTTAACCAATGGCTGAAAAAGGCCGTACTGCTGTCGTTCCGCATTTTTGACAATGGCGTTATCGAAGGCGGCGAAACCAAGTACTTCGATAAGGTACCCATGAAGTTTGCTGATTACGACGAAGCACGTTTCCGCGCCGAAGCCATCCGGGTTGTGCCTCCTGCTGCCGTGCGTAAAGGCTCGTTTATCGGTAAAAACACCGTGCTGATGCCATCTTACGTGAACCTCGGGGCCTATGTTGACGAAGGTACCATGGTTGACACCTGGGCGACCGTGGGCTCCTGTGCGCAAATTGGTAAAAACGTGCACCTGTCTGGTGGCGTCGGCATCGGCGGCGTACTCGAACCGTTGCAGGCTGGCCCCACCATCATTGAAGACAACTGCTTCATCGGTGCCCGCTCTGAAATCGTAGAAGGCGTGGTGGTAGAAGAAGGCTCTGTGATCTCCATGGGCGTTTACATTGGCCAGAGCACCCGCATTTACGACCGTGAAACCGGTGAAATCCATTACGGTCGCGTTCCGGCCGGCTCAGTAGTAGTATCAGGTACCCTGCCTTCGTCATGCGGTAAGTACAACCTCTACGCCGCCATCATTGTGAAGAAGGTCGATGAAAAGACCCGCGGCAAAGTCGGTATCAATGAACTGCTGCGTATCGTCGATTAA
- the glnD gene encoding bifunctional uridylyltransferase/uridylyl-removing protein GlnD — translation MTTAQQAKASLQALNQELALAFAAREDVVELVRRRCRVVDELLQTAWSQHGLGNYPIALVAVGGYGRGELHPHSDIDLLMLVDEKLPKEAEFVLGYFIAFLWDAGLEIGHSVRTIKDTLTLGRDDITIATNLLEARFLTGTEPLFDELYDAIRTQDFWPSSDFFVAKRDEQQARHTKASAFDLEPNVKSCPGGLRDIQTVAWVAMRHFNASRLEELVGHGFLEPIELEELLECQQFLWQIRFALHIASGRDENRLLFDLQRQVAELLGYEDKTQLAVEQMMKLYYRTVRRVMELNEMLLQLFKRATLGHTKALEIVPINDNFQRRGSFIEALSANPFVKPEDIMGLFLLIARNSNIRGIYAPTLRSMRQARKALTQPLMEYAECRQVFMEILRHPRGISAFSLMHKHGILSAYLPAWRAIEGQMQFDLFHAYTVDEHTHRLLLNIERFSQPEQKDEFPLGSVLINQLPKKGLLVLAAIFHDIAKGRGGDHSKLGAVDALAFCKSHGLNDHDGRLVSWLVENHLMMSVTAQRRDISDPDVVADFAGKVRDAVHLSYLYCLTVADICATNEKTWNNWKGSLLRDLYFSTQRVLARGKEKPVDIRARVREYQAKAKKELLRRGVKEKELDALWARFKADYFLRHQPNQIAWHAEGILKHRQDEPLVLISKHTTRGGTELFVYCRDKPKLFATVMAVLDNKNINVHDATVMTSKDNYALDSFVILEQDGEPLMQLSRIQSIRKGLEKALASENPRPTKFRKLSRKMKPFNVPTQVSFLPGSRHGTSMMELIALDMPGLLARVGDIFYRCEITLLAAKITTIGERAEDFFVLQTNDGQALSDEEQRRLKEALVSALSQTIF, via the coding sequence ATGACGACGGCTCAGCAGGCCAAAGCCTCTTTGCAGGCGCTGAATCAGGAACTGGCGCTGGCCTTCGCGGCCCGTGAAGATGTTGTCGAACTGGTCAGGCGCCGCTGCCGGGTCGTCGATGAATTACTCCAAACCGCCTGGAGCCAACATGGTCTGGGCAATTACCCCATCGCCCTGGTTGCGGTGGGGGGGTATGGTCGTGGTGAGCTGCATCCCCACTCAGACATAGATCTGTTGATGTTAGTGGATGAAAAGCTCCCCAAAGAAGCCGAGTTTGTGCTCGGCTACTTTATTGCCTTCTTGTGGGACGCGGGCCTCGAGATTGGCCACAGCGTTCGCACCATTAAAGATACCCTTACCCTCGGCCGGGACGATATCACCATCGCCACCAACTTGTTGGAGGCACGCTTTCTCACCGGCACAGAGCCCCTGTTTGATGAGCTTTACGATGCCATCCGCACCCAGGATTTTTGGCCATCCAGCGACTTTTTTGTGGCCAAGCGGGATGAGCAGCAGGCCCGGCACACCAAGGCCAGCGCATTCGATTTAGAGCCCAACGTCAAGAGTTGCCCGGGTGGCCTTCGCGATATCCAAACCGTGGCCTGGGTCGCCATGCGTCACTTCAACGCCTCGCGTCTGGAGGAGTTGGTCGGACATGGTTTCCTTGAGCCCATAGAGCTTGAGGAGTTACTCGAGTGTCAGCAGTTTTTGTGGCAAATCCGCTTTGCCCTGCACATTGCCTCTGGACGTGACGAAAACCGCCTGCTCTTCGACCTGCAGCGCCAGGTCGCAGAACTTTTGGGATACGAAGACAAGACCCAGCTTGCCGTCGAACAGATGATGAAGCTCTACTACCGCACCGTTCGGCGGGTAATGGAGCTCAATGAAATGCTGCTGCAGCTTTTCAAACGCGCAACATTGGGCCACACCAAGGCATTGGAAATCGTCCCGATAAACGACAACTTTCAACGTCGTGGCAGCTTTATAGAGGCCCTCTCGGCCAATCCGTTTGTGAAGCCGGAAGACATCATGGGGCTGTTTCTGCTGATAGCCCGCAACTCCAATATCCGCGGTATCTACGCCCCTACCCTGCGCTCCATGCGCCAGGCCCGAAAAGCGCTCACCCAACCACTGATGGAATACGCAGAATGCCGTCAGGTATTCATGGAAATCCTGCGCCATCCACGGGGTATTTCGGCGTTTTCCCTGATGCACAAGCACGGCATTCTGTCTGCCTATTTGCCCGCCTGGCGCGCCATTGAAGGCCAGATGCAGTTCGATCTCTTTCACGCCTATACAGTGGATGAACACACCCACAGGCTGTTGCTCAATATCGAGCGCTTTTCGCAGCCTGAGCAAAAAGATGAGTTCCCCTTGGGGTCTGTGCTGATTAATCAGCTACCGAAAAAGGGGCTGCTGGTACTCGCGGCCATCTTCCATGACATTGCCAAGGGCCGTGGTGGCGATCACAGTAAACTCGGCGCCGTGGATGCGCTGGCGTTTTGTAAGTCCCATGGCCTGAACGATCATGACGGCCGCTTGGTGAGCTGGCTGGTTGAAAACCATCTGATGATGTCGGTAACAGCCCAAAGGCGGGATATTTCTGACCCCGATGTGGTAGCGGATTTTGCCGGTAAGGTGCGCGATGCGGTGCACTTGAGCTATCTCTACTGCCTGACGGTGGCTGATATCTGCGCCACCAACGAAAAAACCTGGAACAACTGGAAGGGCTCACTACTGAGGGATCTGTACTTTTCAACCCAAAGGGTTCTGGCACGGGGCAAAGAAAAACCGGTAGATATCCGCGCCCGGGTACGGGAATACCAGGCCAAGGCGAAAAAGGAGCTGCTACGTCGCGGCGTGAAGGAAAAAGAACTTGATGCCCTGTGGGCCAGGTTCAAAGCCGATTACTTTTTGCGCCATCAACCCAATCAAATCGCCTGGCATGCTGAGGGCATCCTTAAACACCGCCAGGATGAGCCGCTGGTGCTGATCTCTAAACACACAACCCGTGGCGGCACCGAGCTATTTGTTTACTGCCGCGACAAGCCCAAGCTGTTCGCCACCGTGATGGCGGTATTGGACAACAAAAACATCAATGTCCACGATGCGACTGTAATGACCTCCAAGGATAACTATGCCCTGGACAGCTTTGTGATTCTTGAGCAGGATGGCGAACCCCTGATGCAGCTGTCGCGTATCCAGAGCATTCGCAAGGGGCTTGAAAAGGCACTTGCCAGTGAAAACCCCAGACCGACAAAGTTCCGTAAGCTTTCCCGCAAGATGAAACCTTTTAACGTACCAACACAGGTCAGTTTTCTGCCGGGTAGCCGTCATGGTACAAGTATGATGGAACTTATCGCTCTGGATATGCCCGGTCTGCTCGCAAGAGTGGGTGACATCTTCTATCGCTGTGAGATAACCTTGCTGGCAGCAAAAATCACCACTATCGGTGAGCGGGCTGAAGACTTTTTCGTACTGCAAACCAATGACGGTCAAGCCCTCAGTGACGAGGAACAGCGACGGCTTAAAGAGGCACTGGTCAGTGCCCTGTCCCAGACAATTTTTTAA
- the map gene encoding type I methionyl aminopeptidase, with protein MSIVIKTADEIEKMRAAGKLAADVLEMIAPFVKAGVTTNELNDICAKYTEEQGAISAPLNYHGFPKSICTSVNEVICHGIPSDQPLKDGDILNIDITVIKDGYHGDTSKMFFIGEVSPKDKRLCRIAQESLYAAIRKVRPGMKLGEIGATIEKVVKGAKTGLEKYSIVRDYCGHGIGATFHEEPQVVHYKNTDNTVLRPGMCFTIEPMINAGRHQTVLDKDDGWTVTTIDGKNSAQYEHTLLVTETGVEVLTLRSEEDFPRIINHK; from the coding sequence ATGAGTATAGTCATCAAGACCGCCGATGAGATAGAAAAAATGCGCGCCGCAGGTAAGCTGGCCGCAGATGTTCTTGAAATGATTGCGCCCTTTGTCAAGGCTGGCGTGACCACCAATGAACTCAACGATATTTGCGCCAAATACACCGAAGAACAGGGTGCCATTTCTGCGCCGCTCAACTACCACGGCTTTCCCAAGTCTATCTGTACTTCGGTCAATGAAGTTATCTGCCACGGCATCCCCTCAGATCAGCCACTGAAAGACGGCGATATCCTCAATATCGATATTACAGTCATCAAAGACGGTTACCACGGTGATACGTCCAAGATGTTTTTCATCGGTGAAGTATCTCCAAAAGACAAGCGCCTGTGCCGAATCGCACAGGAGAGCCTGTACGCAGCCATTCGCAAGGTTCGTCCCGGCATGAAGCTGGGTGAAATCGGCGCCACCATTGAAAAAGTGGTCAAGGGAGCCAAGACCGGCCTTGAGAAATACAGCATTGTCCGTGACTACTGCGGCCACGGCATTGGTGCCACTTTCCACGAAGAGCCTCAGGTCGTGCACTACAAAAACACCGACAACACGGTTCTTCGCCCCGGCATGTGCTTTACCATTGAACCGATGATCAACGCGGGTCGTCACCAGACTGTGCTCGACAAAGACGATGGCTGGACTGTGACCACCATCGATGGCAAAAACTCTGCCCAGTACGAACACACTCTCTTGGTAACCGAGACGGGTGTGGAAGTACTCACCCTGCGCAGCGAAGAAGATTTCCCACGCATAATCAATCACAAATAA